The genome window AAGGTTAAATAAGTTGGGCAGTCGCAGAAACCATACTTGGCAGGTCTGGGAATTTCAACCCATGTCTAACCAACCCAAAGCCCCAGGTTCTTCCCGCTCTGCTTCCCAGGGCCATCTCAGCTTGACTTCAGGGCTCACCTCTTCATGGTTCTTCTTGAAGCACAGCAGctcctccttcagggactccACCTGCATCTCCAGGTTGGCCTTGCACAGGGTCAGCTCATCTAGGATCCTGCGCAGGCCGTTGGAGTCAGCCTCCGCCAGCTGCCGCATGGCCAGCTCGGTCTCATACCTGTGCAAGGACAGAGTGAGCCACTGAAAGGTGAAACTGAATGCAGAACTCGGGCAGGACCTCAAAATACTGGAGGCTTTTCCAACTCTCTACAAAACTAATGGAAAGCTGCCCCAAGGATGGGCAGGGAGAGGATGCACCCCTATCCCCTGACCAAACTCACTTGGTCCTGAAGTCATCAGCAGCCAGCTTGGCATTATCAATGTGCACAACCAACCTGGTGTTCTCTGCCTTGGTGCACAGAACCTGGGGGCCAAGGCACACAGAGGGAGTTAGTCCAGGatgagaagaaggaaaaagaacccAGATGAGGAAAAGATGGTAGCTGATGGGCAGCCTAGCAGCCATTGCTGTAGAAGCCCCTTTTCCCTGGAACTTGTGGGGATATGTAGTAAACTACTTGTGCTTGGAGaacatgagatttattttttaagcacCTTTGTCTTCATAAATCCAAATACCCCATTTTGGATGCAATGAACAATGTGGAAGAAAAGAGTTTCATTAAGCCTAATCATTCACCTGACAGAAGGGTCCTTAGCAAgtgctaacatttactgaaaactCAGCACATATTGGGGACAGTGCTAAACACTTTCCCTACATCAATTCATGGAATCCTCTTGACAGCCGCATTAGGTATAAAgaccattattatccccattttacagatggggaaactgaggcctagggaaatttcctcccaaagtCTTACAGTCATTCAATGGAAGAACTGAGACTAGATCCAGGTCTCTCCACAGTAAAGGCTTTGACTGAGCCCTCAAATTATGAGACAATCCTATGCCCTAGGGAAGTCTCTTTTCCCTGAACATATCTTAATAGGGTAATGAGACTCAAATCTAAAATGCCAGCTCTTCTGCTTGCTCTCCCAGTGAGTCTATTCACCACTTGCCCTCACCTTCTGCTGCAGCTCCTCAATGGTCCCAAAATAAGCCTGATAATCAGGACACATGGTGGACACTTGAGACTGGCAGGCCTCTTGGATCTTGCTCTCCAGGCTGGCATTCTCCTGCTCCAGCTGATGTACCTTCTCCAGGTAGCTGGCCAGGCGATCATTCAGGACCTGCATGGTCTCCTTCTCGTTGCCATTGAAGGACCCTTCACAGTACCAGCTGCAGGTACTCACAGAGCTGGAGATGCCACTGGCTGGCCGGCAGCTGCTAGGCCAACAGGAGCTGGGTAGGTAGGTCTTGGGGAGATAGCTAGCTGGCCGGTAGGTGGTGGGCATGCAGATGGAAGACACGCATGTTGTGGGTTGGCAGGCATAACCCAGACACAGTTCAGGCCGGCAGCTTATGCTACTGGAGCAGACAGAGGGGGGCCGGGGGCCACTCTTGATGGAGGCTGGTGAGCAGTTGGACGTCATGTTGGGGAGTCCCCTTCTCTTCAGCTGCAGCCACCTGGATCACCAATGTCTACAAACCCCACTCTGTTCAGGGCCCTTTTATACCCATGAAGTGAGGGGGCTCATACAGTGGTGTTGATGTTTATACTCCACCCAGAAGAGGCTGCTAATTAATTTGTAATTTGGTTTCCAATAAGGAGTTCCTTTCCTCATAAAAGAGGCCAAGCTTGTCATTTGGCTAAAGCAAGACTCCAGGCTGCTATCATTGATCACCAGCAGAGAGTTCCAGGACACATCTTCAAAGAATTCAATTCCACTCCTGGGCCCTCATTACCAGGGTGGGGCTGCCAGGGGCTCACAGCGTCCTGGCCCTGTACCACCAATGACCCTGCCAGCTGCACCCCCATTTGCGCCAGTGCTGGGAAAGGCCACAGTTCTGTGGGGCAGCAGCCACCCCTCTTAATGAGAACATTCCCTGTGGGAAGAGACTGGCCCTTAATGAGGAGACGTGTGGGTGACAGAAGCTACACCGATACTGGTGGTGGCATAAAtccagggagagaggaaaaagagccttACGCTTCTAGACATGCACCATCTCCTTACCCAGGGGAAGAAATGCTGTCAGCGGGGAGGACCAACTCAGGACATGGACAGAAAGCCTAAGCATCAGGGACATCTTTCCAAGTGGATGCTATTGAGAAACAGACGTCAGGACCCCACACTGGGATAAAGAGATCTGTGTCAGGAACATCTCCATGAGGCAGACACTCTCTTGACCATCTCCAGATCCTCCCCTGTGCACATAAGGAGTCTTCAAGAGTTTAATTGTTTGTTGAATAGGCTGGAACATGCCCTGCTTTCGCTTTCTGCAGTGGAGAGCTCTCTTCGGGGCCTCAGAGGCGGGGAGCAGTGTGCATCAGCTCCCCGGAGAAGTGACActctgcagccctgggatgaGCTAAGCCAGGAGGCCAGGAGCAGCTGTCTCCAATTACAGAAGCCTTGCGTCTTCCTTAAGAAAACAACAGGCCAGACCAGTGGTTTTCAGTTTTGCCTGTAATACTTGTGGGCTTATCCATTTCatatttaatgtgtgtgtgttatatagcCACCTTTTATTCATTAATCTTCTCAATATAATATTGGGGTTTAAGTACTTGTCTTATTTTTCATATCCCTCTGGAAGTGTTGATgaaggagcagagaagggaaaatgCCACCCAGCCCTATTCCCCAAAAATTTGTTGCTTAAGAAAAGTCAGGATAGAGATGCTACCTtctaacttgctgtgtgaccttgggaaagtcactttacctctctggacctcagtttcctcatgcaAACTGGAAGAGTTGGATTAAGTCATCTCTCAGTTTGATTCCCTGCAACAACCGTAAATTCCAGTTGCTTTGTCTGGATTAACTGTTTGGAGAAGTCAGTGGCATCAGGTGGATGAGGTGTGACAGCAAAACCAGCTAGATGGAATGGGACTCATCAGACCAGAATCCAAAATCATACTCAGCACCAACAGACTCTGTACACATACTGGATGCTTTGCattaattttcctatttaatcctcacacaaaAACCGTGTAAGATCATTGTTATTGTAACAAGGtgcagcagtggttctcaaagcgTGGCCTCCAGAACAGCAGTGTCAGCATCACTCGGGAACATCTTAGAAGTGCAGTTGCTCAGGTCCACCCCAGACCaagtgaatcagaaactctgaggcTGGGGTCCAGCCATCTGCGTGTAACAATTCTCCAGGCAGTTTTGAGAACTGCTAAGGTATAGGAGCATATATACCTTAACACCTGCCACCAGAATTCCTCTTGCAGAAAAAACTGTCTTTACATCATAAAACAATGAAgaagttcttggggtaaaagatgGGACCCCAAGTGCTTTGAGTTGGCTTCCAAGGCatcagagagaggaaggggagaatTTGATGTTCCCAGGACTATCATGGAAGGAAGgggtgaggaggagagggagacaggagtgaggaagagaaacaccaggaaggtggggagggactgTGTGATGCAGTCGCACCCCAGGGTCCCCGAGAGATCGTCAGCAAGGTCCACTAAGTTCAAATGCCTGGCATGAgccctgtttcacagatgaaggAAGGACTGGGCATCACGTCGGAGCGGATGCAATGAAGGAGAGCAGCAGTGCTCAAAGCCCCAGAGGACCAGGGGCCCAGCCAACACACCAGTTGACCTGGGGAGGAAGTGGGGGAGGCTAGCCCCAGGGGAAGAGGGTGCACAGACAGTTTTCAAACCCAGGTCTATCTGAATTcaaagcccttccccaccctctcTGAGGACAAAGCAAAACTCTTGGGCTAATGAATTTACTAGAAAATGGAGATGGGGAGAAGGGACAATCATGCAAAGGGAGCCAGGAAAGTGGGAGGAAGCAAGGAAGAAATACTGAGAGCTGGTGCTCAGTAGGTCCAGGATGAAGGGCCTATTCAAATAAGGCAGGTAGGAGACATGCTGGGACCTGGCTCCTTCCCTCCATTATTTGAAAAAACAGAATGACCCCTGAGAAAAGACTTACAACAACTGAACATAGGTAGTTCTACCATCCAAAAAGCCAGGTTGCCAACCTGCCCATACACAGCACCTCCCATTACTTTTTAGTGTTTTGTAATTAAATGTAAACAGAAGGATCACTGTACATTGAGAAAAGTTTCCAACATTAAAAACagacaaagcaaaacaagcaAATGAACAGAACAGTGAAGAGGAAATTGGGGAAACTAACACAATGCAGAATCCGAAACTATCTAATAAGACATGTATCCTGCCACCAGAATTCCTTTTGCAGAAAAAACTGTCTCTACTGAAAAAACAATTAAGAATCTTAAAACTGTAACTCAACCCTGTAATAACCTCAGGGATGAGTATAACAGTTGCATTCTTGAAATGAGAGCCAAATGTTATAAATgaggaacaaagaacaaaaatagcTCTTTGGAATTAAAAATACGATGACTGAAATTAGAAATTCAGTTCAGATGTTTGGAactaaaggagagagagaagccagagaaATAGGCAAAAGTACAATATAGGGATCAGAAAGGACAGGCACAGAGCTGCACTGAGCCTCTGTAGTCCCAGCTGTCTTGCAAGAGGCCTGGCTACACCCTGGAATCACTTGCAGACTCTTTTAGAATCCCAACACCAGGCCATATCCCAGACCAACTAAGTCAGGATTCTGGGGGTCAGACCaggcatacatattttttaaagctctccaggTCATTCCACTGGGCAGCCAAGGTGGAGACTCTCTGACTGAATGGAAACAGCCTtctaataaaaaagcaaaataagtgtAGTAAATAGAGACAGGGTCTGGTTAGCTCCATCTTGGAGGGAGTTAGGATAGGTTTAGAAGGGGTTTGTAGACAAGGAACGCCATAACGAGGAATAGTGTAGCTTATGTAACAGTTACCTGGAGACATTGTGTTCAAGGGCATCCTTGTACTGCGTGCTGACTGTGGCTTCCCCCACTGACTTGGCTCCGAGTCAGGATTAGAGAAGTCATGTGACTGCATAACCACCTGGCTGGCCTGGTTTCCCCTGGGCACTGCTGCTTGGAAGGAAGCCTTGGAAATGAACCCCTGGGCAGGGAAAAGGTGAATGCCCACTGTCAGAGCAACCCAGGCATCCAGCTAAAACAGAGAATCCACAATAGTGACCGGTTTCCACATGGCCAGTGTATGCTCGGCAAACTATTAGGGAACTTATAGCCTAGCAAATTCCATGTTCTCTACTCCACAGAGGAGGAGACGGAGGCTCAGGAGGGGCCACCTGCAAGAGCTCCCACAGGCTGTACATGCAGGGGCCGGCACTTGAATGCAGGCTGGTCCGACTCCATGTTCATCCCACTAATGCCATGGTCCCCTTTAGCTGGGCTTCTCCCACTGCTGAGGTGGGAAGGAAAAGAGGCAGTGAGTGAGCATCCCTTCTCTCCCATCCCAAAGCCTCCCCCTGATGAGGGTCAGCCCTGCCCCTCGCACCACATACACTGCCTGGCACTGGCTCGGTAAGGGTTTGTTGAACTGAATGATCATGAGCCATCATCCTCCTAGGGGGCTTGAGCCTCAGGAAAACCAGCCAAGGTATTCCAGGAAGGCCAAAGCTAGGGTGGTACCGTGTGCCAGGAGTGAGCCCAGGCCCTCCTTTCCAGAGGGTTAGAAGGGGGAGGATTCTCAAACTGAATCAGGGTGCATTATACCGGCACCCCTCAGGGGGCAGGGGTCTCAGGCCTGCTTTGGTCGACATCTTTCCCAATCTTGCCTGCACCTTGGGGCCATCTTATAACATCACTGGGTTCCTCGGCAGTGTTCTTGCCATCTTCTGAAAAGCACATGGCCATCTGGGGACAACCTGCCTGCCTTTGTATCTCAAGTTTTGCCTTCATCCTCCACTGCCCGTTGGGATTGATGGAGCTTGGTATTTGCCTGTCTAGGGGGAGGACACTCTGGACATGAATGAGAGCCTTTGGGCCAAGATGCTGGAGGCTCCAACTGCCATGCAGAAATGCTTTGGTGCCCAGAGTCACTGTGGGCATCGTCAGATGCCAAGGGCACGTGGGACACGAGGAGTCTCTAAAGGACAAGACTCTCTGAATTGTAGGTGGAAGTCACAGCAGTGGACTCTCTCTCCCGTCTCCTGCTTTTGATGGGGTGTGGGTCTGAAGGGAATTTGCTGAGCTGGAAAGCTGCATGAAAGGATTGCTGGGGAGTTGGGGCCAATGTAAACACACTTCTAAAAGTGCCCTGAGTGTGGGACTACATATTGCTGCCCTTACAAGGACCGCAGGTATGGGGCTAAAGTGGCCTGAAATGCTTCTCGTTATGCTGGTCTCAGCTTTATCCGCCCTCCTCTGGAATCCCAGGATGACTGTGCGTACCAAGCAGGAGAGGTCTGGTCTCCATGTTGGAATCCTGGAGTAGGGTCTTTGTCAGGAAAGCTGAGTAGAAAGCCCCACGGTAGACTTCTACCCATTCCATCAGGGCATGGGACCCTGTCATCCCCAAGGTCATATGAAGCCAAATAGCTCCCCATTCATCTACTCAAGAGTCACCCCTCTTCACCCAGCCCAGACATAAACCAGCAATGCCAGAATGGTACTGGTTAGGTATCCAGAGCCAGAGCAAATGAACTTTATTGTTCCACCAGCAGAAGCCCTCTACTGCATTTTAGAACCCACTGCAGCAGCACCCAAAGGAAAGCCTGACCCATGAGGCAGTCTGAGAAGAGAGACCCTGGACCACCACTGAAATGATGAGGAGTTGAGGCCTTCAGGGGCAGCCAACCTTAGTGACAGGCTTTGAGCAACTTTAAGGCATGTATTCGCAGTAAGCCCTCTcagggccaggccctgggcctgggctctATATGAAAAAAGGAGATTGGGCTTTAGGGTTAGGGCTGAATAGAAAGCCAATTCCAGCCCTGGAGGCAATGGCCTTGGCTTTTGAGGCCAGTCTCTCTCAGAGTCGGCCCCTTGGACAGGGCACACAAATGGGGCGGGGGCTGCAGACTGTGCGTGCTGCACCAGGACCACAGGAGGCCGCAGGGAGACGGGGGAGGCATGACTTGGAGGGCGAGTGGTCAGGTGCACATGGGGTGCAGAGGAGCCTAGGAGAAAGAGGAAGGTCAGATTAGTGTGATTTTCCAATTGCTGTTTTCAATAACTCAGAGCACCTTAAATATCACCTAGTCCTGCCCCTTGTTTTaccaagaagaaactgaggctctgtagagaaaatggaaattcctatgatcaggattctcacctgaccctggtccaCTAGCTcgctacacacatgtgggcaatgcattgttattgactctatatgaaagagctccactcagtgctctgggctgcatggctgcaggagagcagagaggctagagtggtggcagcgtgGAAG of Manis javanica isolate MJ-LG chromosome 4, MJ_LKY, whole genome shotgun sequence contains these proteins:
- the KRT32 gene encoding keratin, type I cuticular Ha2 isoform X2, producing the protein MTSNCSPASIKSGPRPPSVCSSSISCRPELCLGYACQPTTCVSSICMPTTYRPASYLPKTYLPSSCWPSSCRPASGISSSVSTCSWYCEGSFNGNEKETMQVLNDRLASYLEKVHQLEQENASLESKIQEACQSQVSTMCPDYQAYFGTIEELQQKVLCTKAENTRLVVHIDNAKLAADDFRTKYETELAMRQLAEADSNGLRRILDELTLCKANLEMQVESLKEELLCFKKNHEEEVSALRCQLGDRLNIEVDVAPPVDLNRILEEMRCQYETLVETNHRDVEEWFNTQMEELNQQVAMSSEQLQSYQSDIIEMRETVNTLEIELQAQHSLRDSLESTLAETEARCGSQLAQMQCVISNVEAQLADIRCDLERQNHEYQVLLDVKARLEGEIATYQGLLDSEDCK
- the KRT32 gene encoding keratin, type I cuticular Ha2 isoform X1, translated to MTSNCSPASIKSGPRPPSVCSSSISCRPELCLGYACQPTTCVSSICMPTTYRPASYLPKTYLPSSCWPSSCRPASGISSSVSTCSWYCEGSFNGNEKETMQVLNDRLASYLEKVHQLEQENASLESKIQEACQSQVSTMCPDYQAYFGTIEELQQKVLCTKAENTRLVVHIDNAKLAADDFRTKYETELAMRQLAEADSNGLRRILDELTLCKANLEMQVESLKEELLCFKKNHEEEVSALRCQLGDRLNIEVDVAPPVDLNRILEEMRCQYETLVETNHRDVEEWFNTQMEELNQQVAMSSEQLQSYQSDIIEMRETVNTLEIELQAQHSLRDSLESTLAETEARCGSQLAQMQCVISNVEAQLADIRCDLERQNHEYQVLLDVKARLEGEIATYQGLLDSEDCKLPCPRRSTPSCHPCAPSPSMPRTICVPRTICVPCVLAPTGCY